The Cohnella abietis genome has a segment encoding these proteins:
- a CDS encoding DUF4386 domain-containing protein, with protein sequence MLSRYEMRMVGILLLLMPLFIVISWSGLISRFDYPDILREPTSVILQQYDEGGITLKLYWAGMVLSSLLIIPVVLSLYRLTNQANRSLSLTAAGIGITSAVFHVLGFSRWLFTVNYLAGQYVATDRLTADQQWVIETSFNMLHMYLGVTIGETLGFLTMGVWAILTAVALYRSRYINAAVAVLSIGCGIGILTGILEWAGWSYAVEINAIAYQLWILIIAYLGITFIVKKS encoded by the coding sequence ATGTTGAGCCGTTACGAAATGCGAATGGTGGGGATACTGCTTTTGCTCATGCCGCTTTTTATTGTCATCTCATGGTCGGGACTTATTAGCCGTTTCGATTACCCCGACATTTTGAGGGAGCCGACCTCCGTCATCCTGCAACAATATGACGAAGGCGGAATCACGTTAAAGCTTTATTGGGCAGGAATGGTCTTATCGAGCCTGCTTATCATTCCGGTCGTTCTCTCGCTTTACCGACTTACAAACCAGGCCAATCGAAGCTTGAGCCTTACTGCGGCTGGAATTGGCATTACCAGCGCTGTCTTCCATGTGCTTGGTTTCTCGAGATGGTTGTTCACCGTTAATTATTTGGCTGGTCAATATGTCGCAACTGATCGTCTGACAGCGGATCAACAATGGGTGATTGAGACTAGCTTTAATATGCTTCATATGTATCTGGGTGTAACAATTGGAGAAACGCTTGGCTTTCTAACCATGGGAGTATGGGCGATCCTGACAGCCGTTGCATTATACCGTTCCCGCTATATCAATGCTGCGGTAGCCGTTCTTTCCATAGGCTGCGGGATTGGCATTTTGACAGGTATCTTGGAATGGGCTGGATGGTCCTATGCCGTAGAGATCAATGCGATTGCTTACCAATTATGGATTCTGATCATTGCCTATTTGGGGATTACCTTCATTGTGAAAAAAAGTTGA
- a CDS encoding penicillin-binding transpeptidase domain-containing protein, with product MKRQSSVRLAAIIVLLLPFLLGGCSDLFGKSSPEPSASETSTGAPSSDPSTAPDSSGGVTAYLSAWERLDYAGMYALLSPFVKNDLTEEQFVKRYQTIYDALKVSNLVVTALPAEHQTLDGASTEGTAVTGAGTAVKGFAYHATMDTAEGPISFNNKGRVRKTVEDGVTSWLIDWNPSYIFPGMEEGDTVRIEKTPAVRGEIVDRNGNPLAVNIEAAQLGIVPSKLGDSADTVKATMAKKLGMAVQDIDRKLSASWVKPNLFVPIAVVVDDAVREELVALPGVAAQKVMVRRYPLGEAAAHLIGYIGEINADELKTREAEGYKAGDMIGKTGLELMLETQLHGTSGKAAVIVDRTGVRKSVVAGQAASNGVKYKLTIDTVLQQAIYEEVKADEASVAAIRPETGEVLALLSSPSYDPNAFVQGVSKEQYRQWNEDPRHPFLNRFSQAYAPGSSFKVITAAIGLDSGALDPDEAKEIPGLTWKKDSSWGKYYVKRVHDMNPVDLSQALIYSDNIYFAQTALAIGKKQFVAGAARFGIGEPLPLAYPLSASQLARGGGAPSGDIQLADSGYGQGQVAMTTLHVAFSYSALVNGGNIAYPQLSEADSAFAGKLWKEQAMSVDTAERVKADLVKAVASPEGVGHGAYIAGASIAGKTGTAELKASKGTEGQENGWFVGFDADDPQLLISMMIENVQGRGGSRYVAPKVKRIFEQIKQ from the coding sequence ATGAAAAGACAGTCCAGCGTTCGCTTGGCGGCGATTATCGTTTTGCTGCTCCCATTCCTGCTCGGAGGCTGTTCCGATTTGTTCGGCAAATCGTCTCCGGAACCTTCAGCTTCGGAAACGTCCACGGGTGCTCCTTCTTCGGACCCTTCGACAGCGCCGGATTCGTCGGGGGGCGTAACCGCGTATTTGTCAGCGTGGGAACGGCTTGATTATGCGGGGATGTATGCGCTACTTTCGCCTTTCGTGAAGAACGATCTGACGGAAGAGCAGTTCGTCAAGCGGTATCAGACGATCTACGATGCGCTTAAGGTGTCCAATCTGGTCGTAACGGCGCTTCCGGCCGAACATCAGACGTTAGACGGAGCAAGTACGGAAGGTACGGCGGTGACGGGGGCCGGAACCGCTGTCAAAGGATTCGCGTATCACGCCACTATGGATACGGCGGAAGGACCCATCTCATTCAACAATAAGGGCCGGGTTAGAAAGACGGTGGAGGACGGTGTAACTTCCTGGTTGATCGATTGGAATCCTTCGTATATTTTCCCCGGCATGGAAGAAGGGGATACGGTGCGAATCGAGAAGACTCCGGCGGTACGTGGCGAAATTGTCGATCGCAACGGCAATCCGCTAGCGGTCAACATCGAGGCGGCGCAACTCGGCATTGTGCCAAGCAAGCTTGGGGATTCTGCCGATACGGTTAAAGCAACGATGGCAAAGAAGCTGGGCATGGCCGTACAGGATATCGACCGCAAGCTTAGTGCGTCGTGGGTGAAGCCAAATCTGTTCGTTCCGATCGCTGTAGTGGTCGATGATGCGGTGAGGGAAGAACTCGTCGCGCTTCCGGGGGTTGCTGCTCAGAAGGTTATGGTGCGGCGCTATCCACTCGGCGAAGCGGCTGCTCATCTGATCGGTTATATCGGGGAGATCAACGCCGATGAGCTGAAGACGCGCGAAGCTGAGGGCTACAAGGCGGGCGATATGATCGGCAAGACGGGGCTGGAGCTTATGCTTGAGACGCAATTGCACGGTACTTCAGGTAAAGCAGCTGTTATTGTTGATAGGACAGGTGTGCGAAAATCCGTGGTCGCGGGGCAGGCTGCCAGTAACGGTGTGAAGTACAAGTTGACGATCGATACGGTATTGCAGCAAGCGATCTACGAGGAAGTAAAGGCCGATGAAGCTTCAGTTGCGGCAATCCGACCCGAGACTGGCGAAGTGCTGGCGCTGCTCAGCAGCCCGTCGTACGATCCGAACGCTTTCGTACAGGGCGTGTCCAAGGAACAATACCGACAATGGAATGAAGATCCGCGTCATCCGTTCCTGAACCGTTTCTCCCAGGCGTATGCGCCTGGCTCGTCCTTTAAGGTCATAACGGCAGCGATCGGACTCGACAGCGGCGCGCTTGATCCGGACGAGGCGAAGGAGATTCCCGGATTGACCTGGAAGAAAGACAGTTCCTGGGGCAAGTATTACGTGAAGCGGGTGCACGACATGAATCCGGTCGATCTGTCGCAGGCATTAATCTATTCTGACAATATCTACTTCGCTCAGACGGCACTGGCAATCGGCAAAAAGCAATTCGTCGCAGGCGCGGCACGATTCGGGATAGGCGAACCGCTTCCACTCGCCTATCCGCTCAGCGCTTCGCAGCTGGCCAGGGGCGGAGGTGCGCCGTCCGGCGATATTCAGCTTGCCGACTCCGGCTACGGGCAAGGACAGGTGGCGATGACGACGCTGCATGTCGCCTTCTCCTACTCCGCGCTTGTCAATGGCGGAAATATCGCCTATCCGCAGCTGTCGGAGGCCGATTCGGCTTTTGCAGGAAAACTGTGGAAGGAGCAAGCGATGTCGGTGGATACGGCGGAACGAGTCAAGGCCGATCTCGTGAAGGCAGTAGCGAGTCCGGAAGGCGTCGGGCATGGCGCCTATATTGCCGGGGCTTCGATCGCCGGCAAGACGGGCACCGCGGAGCTGAAAGCGAGCAAGGGCACAGAAGGCCAGGAAAACGGCTGGTTCGTCGGTTTTGACGCGGATGACCCGCAACTGCTAATCTCTATGATGATCGAGAACGTACAGGGTCGCGGGGGCAGCCGCTACGTGGCGCCAAAAGTAAAACGAATTTTCGAGCAAATTAAGCAGTAA
- a CDS encoding sensor histidine kinase: MLLFKNNPLRINIMWKVTLINVAVIGIAIWVAGVSVKDYACMLFSSSPSVTPEESAIFTQTMQAFLIKASLTAVLIAAILHYFFVKKLLLPLKQLGHATQQMAQGEMPNPLPIHVQDEIGQLTADFNHLSLKLKQVEDLRKKMLSDIAHELRTPLTNINGYLEALSTGIIQGNKELYQSLHEESIRITRLVEQLHQLNVWQGKKISNENKVNVLSIEKMIESCIDHFTLEFKNRGVTIDLNTEAAKVVGDEDGLKQVLHNLMTNVLQYDQGGWVEITGKQNKSDYEVIVKNLGQPIPEEDQSLIFERFYRLDSSRSRDSGGSGLGLSLVKEIIEQQGGKAGLLSKGNEHSFWFTVTLK, encoded by the coding sequence TTGTTGCTTTTCAAAAATAATCCATTACGAATCAACATCATGTGGAAAGTTACATTGATCAATGTAGCGGTTATTGGTATTGCTATTTGGGTCGCAGGAGTTTCGGTAAAAGACTATGCCTGTATGTTGTTTTCTAGTTCTCCGTCTGTGACTCCAGAAGAGAGTGCCATTTTTACACAAACGATGCAAGCCTTTTTAATTAAAGCCAGTCTGACGGCTGTGTTGATTGCAGCGATCCTCCATTACTTTTTTGTTAAAAAGCTGCTTCTTCCGCTTAAACAATTGGGTCATGCAACGCAACAAATGGCTCAAGGGGAAATGCCAAACCCACTTCCGATTCATGTTCAAGATGAAATTGGCCAGTTAACGGCTGATTTTAATCATTTAAGTCTGAAATTGAAACAAGTAGAGGATTTAAGAAAAAAAATGCTGTCTGATATCGCACATGAACTGCGGACACCATTAACGAATATAAACGGATATTTGGAAGCTTTAAGTACGGGGATAATTCAGGGTAATAAAGAGCTTTACCAATCCCTTCACGAAGAATCGATACGCATTACCCGTTTAGTTGAGCAGTTGCACCAATTGAATGTATGGCAAGGAAAGAAAATTTCCAATGAAAATAAAGTGAATGTACTCTCAATAGAAAAGATGATTGAATCCTGTATAGATCATTTTACATTGGAGTTTAAGAATAGAGGGGTCACTATTGATCTCAATACGGAAGCAGCGAAAGTAGTAGGGGATGAGGACGGGTTAAAACAAGTACTTCATAATCTTATGACCAATGTGCTGCAATATGACCAGGGTGGCTGGGTCGAGATTACAGGGAAGCAGAACAAGTCTGACTACGAAGTTATCGTTAAGAATCTAGGTCAGCCGATTCCAGAAGAAGATCAATCTCTAATATTCGAGAGATTCTATCGGTTAGATTCTTCCCGCAGCAGGGATTCGGGAGGATCAGGATTAGGGTTATCTTTAGTGAAGGAAATTATAGAGCAGCAAGGCGGAAAGGCAGGGTTGTTATCAAAAGGAAATGAGCATTCTTTTTGGTTTACTGTAACGTTAAAGTAA
- a CDS encoding S-layer homology domain-containing protein: MLNDSGEVSNWAVGAVQQMLSSGIVIGDNAGNFRPHQTATRAEMVIMLSRLLGKLGYM, translated from the coding sequence TTGCTGAACGATTCGGGCGAGGTATCGAATTGGGCTGTCGGAGCTGTACAGCAAATGCTTTCCAGCGGCATCGTGATAGGCGACAATGCTGGCAATTTTAGACCGCACCAAACCGCAACCCGCGCAGAAATGGTGATTATGCTGAGCCGTCTGCTCGGTAAGCTTGGATATATGTAA
- a CDS encoding cytochrome c biogenesis CcdA family protein codes for MDNISILFAVTAGMLSFFSPCIFPLLPAYLANLTGSYESGKHKSVSIRTMMNRSILFILGFTAVFMLMGASASMIGQVFTANRGLLEKISGLLIIIFGLQIAGVLNFRILMFQKQWETKAPKNRSGWYSFVVGVAFGTGWTPCVGLALSSILLLAGSSETMYSGIFLLLFYSMGLGIPFLLLSFLITKSKGIMKKINKWLPRLSLLNGWILIAMGLLLFMGQLQKLSAWLASFGPSF; via the coding sequence ATGGACAATATATCAATTTTATTTGCTGTAACGGCAGGGATGCTATCCTTTTTTTCACCCTGTATTTTTCCGCTTTTACCTGCTTATCTTGCTAATCTCACAGGCTCTTATGAGAGTGGTAAGCATAAAAGTGTTTCCATTAGAACTATGATGAATCGTTCGATTCTCTTCATTCTTGGTTTTACTGCGGTTTTCATGCTTATGGGTGCTTCCGCGAGTATGATCGGACAAGTTTTCACTGCGAATCGAGGGCTGCTAGAAAAAATTAGCGGGCTGCTTATTATTATATTTGGTCTACAGATCGCAGGAGTTTTAAATTTTCGTATTCTCATGTTTCAAAAACAGTGGGAAACCAAAGCTCCAAAGAACAGAAGCGGTTGGTATTCATTTGTCGTTGGGGTTGCTTTTGGAACGGGCTGGACACCTTGCGTCGGTCTGGCTTTATCTTCGATTTTGCTGCTGGCTGGATCTTCTGAAACGATGTATAGTGGAATCTTTTTATTGTTATTTTATTCGATGGGCCTAGGCATTCCGTTTCTATTGTTATCGTTCTTGATTACGAAATCTAAGGGCATCATGAAAAAAATAAATAAATGGTTACCCCGTTTGTCTCTACTGAACGGTTGGATTTTGATCGCGATGGGATTGCTGTTATTTATGGGGCAACTGCAAAAATTAAGTGCATGGCTCGCTTCCTTCGGACCAAGCTTCTAA
- a CDS encoding peroxiredoxin family protein produces the protein MKKNIIVVVMLLALVAWGINDTIKKNDDRQASLAGSEQAIEGIDISSQTIGINQGNVAPDFELNTLDGDSYKLSDFRGQKVIVNMWATWCPPCRAEMPDMQKFYEKHKDENTTVIAINMTTSEKSIDRISKFINEFGITFPVLLDEQNKVGDIYQVYALPTSFIIDSKGVIQQKVTGPMNHEMMEKMVSKIR, from the coding sequence ATGAAAAAAAATATTATCGTGGTTGTTATGCTGCTTGCTTTGGTTGCGTGGGGGATTAACGATACAATTAAGAAAAATGATGATCGACAAGCAAGCTTAGCTGGAAGCGAACAAGCTATTGAGGGAATCGATATCTCCTCACAAACCATTGGTATTAATCAAGGCAACGTTGCACCAGACTTTGAGTTAAATACACTGGATGGGGACAGTTATAAGCTTTCTGACTTCAGAGGACAGAAGGTAATCGTCAATATGTGGGCAACCTGGTGTCCACCGTGTAGAGCTGAAATGCCGGATATGCAAAAATTTTATGAAAAGCACAAAGATGAAAATACTACTGTTATTGCTATAAATATGACAACTTCAGAGAAGAGTATAGATCGTATTTCCAAGTTTATAAATGAATTTGGAATTACATTCCCCGTTTTATTGGATGAGCAAAATAAAGTAGGTGACATTTACCAAGTATACGCACTTCCTACAAGCTTTATCATTGATTCGAAGGGCGTTATTCAGCAAAAAGTTACAGGTCCAATGAATCATGAAATGATGGAAAAAATGGTTTCAAAAATTCGCTAA
- a CDS encoding RCC1 domain-containing protein: MLDNVVSVSSGGRNTAAIKTDGSLWMWGENYNGQLGNGSKKDSLVPVKVMDKVAAVSLGGSSLTSGYTAAIKTDGSLWMWGANDYGQLGKGKPGDSAVPIKVMDNVASVSLSGFRHVAAIKTDGTLWMWGRNGQGQLGNGSLKDSSVPIKVLDNVTTVSLGSIHTAVVKTDGTLWTWGDNRVGELGNGSLEIKESSVPIKVMDNVATVSLGGSHTAAVKTDGSLWLFGDNQNGQLGNGYTGDRTRNQGYGDFPVQTIPIKLMDGVASISSGSLHTIIVKTDGSVWLGGRSSYGNLGTVTGNGVDIFNFAMQTIPVKLSNLTARLKPPTAFYDVAANAYYTISIIWAIKEGITTGTSATTFSPNQVSTTGEILTLLWKAQNSPEPTISNPFSDVRESNYYYKAALWAYEKGLVSGSTFRANAPSTRSMTVTYLWKLAGKPDAGTSEFADVPSSAEYAQAVTWAVSKEITSGTDSNTFSPNMTCTRGQIVTFLYRNFAQ, translated from the coding sequence GTGTTAGATAATGTGGTTTCTGTAAGTTCTGGTGGGAGAAACACTGCTGCGATCAAGACTGATGGCTCCCTCTGGATGTGGGGGGAGAACTACAACGGGCAGCTGGGTAACGGCTCCAAAAAGGATTCTTTAGTCCCTGTTAAGGTGATGGACAAAGTCGCTGCTGTTAGTCTCGGAGGAAGTTCTCTCACTTCTGGCTATACTGCCGCTATCAAAACGGATGGTTCCCTCTGGATGTGGGGAGCTAATGACTACGGACAGTTAGGCAAGGGGAAACCTGGAGATTCTGCAGTTCCAATCAAGGTGATGGACAATGTGGCTTCCGTTAGTCTCAGCGGATTCCGCCACGTTGCCGCCATCAAGACTGATGGCACTCTGTGGATGTGGGGACGTAACGGACAAGGACAGTTGGGTAACGGCTCCTTAAAGGATTCCTCAGTCCCTATTAAGGTGTTGGACAATGTGACCACCGTTAGCTTAGGCTCAATTCACACCGCCGTTGTTAAGACAGATGGCACTCTGTGGACGTGGGGAGATAACAGAGTAGGGGAGTTAGGTAACGGCTCCTTAGAGATAAAGGAATCCTCAGTCCCTATTAAGGTAATGGACAATGTGGCCACCGTTAGCTTAGGCGGAAGTCACACCGCCGCCGTCAAGACAGACGGCTCCCTGTGGTTGTTCGGAGACAATCAAAACGGACAGTTAGGCAACGGTTACACCGGAGACCGGACAAGAAATCAGGGTTATGGGGATTTTCCAGTGCAGACCATTCCTATCAAATTGATGGATGGCGTGGCATCCATTAGCAGTGGCAGCCTCCATACCATTATCGTCAAAACGGATGGCTCCGTCTGGTTGGGTGGCCGTAGCAGCTACGGCAACTTGGGAACAGTGACAGGCAACGGTGTGGATATATTTAACTTTGCCATGCAGACCATCCCTGTGAAGCTTTCCAACTTGACGGCAAGGTTGAAACCTCCCACCGCTTTTTATGACGTTGCCGCCAACGCTTACTATACCATCTCCATAATATGGGCAATCAAAGAAGGCATTACCACCGGCACCAGCGCAACCACATTTTCCCCGAACCAAGTAAGCACTACGGGGGAAATACTGACGTTGCTCTGGAAAGCCCAGAACTCTCCTGAGCCTACAATCAGCAATCCTTTTTCTGATGTTAGGGAAAGTAATTACTATTATAAGGCTGCACTGTGGGCCTATGAAAAGGGTCTTGTCTCTGGTTCCACGTTTAGGGCAAATGCTCCCTCTACCCGAAGCATGACTGTGACCTACTTATGGAAGCTTGCGGGTAAGCCCGACGCTGGGACAAGCGAATTTGCCGATGTACCCAGTAGTGCGGAGTATGCACAAGCTGTGACCTGGGCAGTCAGCAAGGAGATCACCAGCGGCACGGACAGCAATACATTTTCCCCAAATATGACTTGTACACGTGGACAAATCGTAACATTCCTCTATAGGAATTTTGCCCAATAA
- a CDS encoding response regulator transcription factor, translating to MTVKGTGILVVEDDVKIRKLIVLYLEKEGYETYEAGDGEGALAALKKYDPCLVILDLMLPKISGEEVCKSIRADLKEEIPIIMLTAKVEEQSRIEGLKSGADDYVTKPFSPGELVARVESILRRTGQRCSKLTYRGVTIKTLRGEVHFRGETIQLTQHEFRLLYFLMIHPNQILTREQIIDELYPNNEKAVTERSIDVHIGRLREKLMWDGDSELIETIRGMGYRFVAFQK from the coding sequence ATGACTGTCAAGGGGACCGGGATTTTAGTTGTAGAAGATGATGTGAAAATCCGAAAATTGATTGTCCTGTACCTGGAGAAGGAAGGGTATGAAACCTATGAGGCTGGAGATGGGGAGGGAGCTCTAGCTGCCCTGAAAAAATATGATCCGTGCCTTGTTATTCTAGATTTAATGCTTCCGAAAATAAGTGGTGAAGAAGTCTGCAAGAGCATTCGAGCAGATTTGAAGGAAGAAATTCCTATTATTATGCTAACGGCTAAAGTAGAGGAACAAAGCCGGATTGAAGGATTAAAATCGGGGGCCGATGATTATGTAACGAAACCGTTTAGTCCGGGTGAACTGGTTGCACGGGTAGAATCCATTTTGCGGAGGACGGGCCAGCGGTGCAGCAAACTTACGTACCGCGGAGTTACTATTAAGACGTTACGTGGTGAAGTGCATTTTAGAGGGGAAACCATACAACTCACACAGCATGAGTTCCGTCTTTTGTATTTTCTGATGATACATCCAAATCAAATTTTAACTAGGGAACAGATCATTGATGAACTGTATCCCAATAATGAAAAGGCAGTAACAGAAAGGTCGATCGATGTTCATATTGGACGCTTGAGAGAGAAACTGATGTGGGATGGGGACAGCGAACTAATTGAAACTATCCGAGGAATGGGGTATCGCTTTGTTGCTTTTCAAAAATAA
- a CDS encoding CynX/NimT family MFS transporter: MPNKQNNKAVPSSIGLIILGIIVIAANLRTPLTSVSPLMSLIRDDVHISNTLAGLITTVPLLAFALLSPLVPKLGRRYGVERIILIALIFLTVGIVIRSSSGAANLFIGTAILGFAIAVCNVLLPSLIKRDFPNKMGSMTGVYSISMSLCGAIASGISVPLAVNAGLKWQGALGIWGILSFVSILCWLPQLRNPTKQTTTTSQQMASNDVNVWKSLIAWQVTLFMGIQSMVFYVLIAWLPEILKQQGIDPNQSGWYLSIMQLVMLPFAFIVPVIAGRMSSQRLLVVITTILLMTGTIGLLYGSSNIILLWIIMLGIGGGFAFSLSMMFFGLRTENAHQAAKLSGMAQSIGYLFAAVGPALIGYLHDATNSWNLPLFILLGASVLLFLVGIGAARNRFVGSPT, translated from the coding sequence ATGCCGAACAAACAAAATAATAAAGCCGTACCATCCTCTATAGGGCTGATCATTCTCGGCATTATTGTTATTGCAGCTAATTTACGTACTCCCTTAACATCAGTCAGTCCTTTAATGAGTCTAATAAGGGATGACGTTCATATTTCAAATACATTAGCAGGCCTGATCACAACGGTACCCTTGCTTGCCTTTGCTTTATTATCGCCTCTAGTACCAAAGTTAGGACGAAGGTATGGGGTGGAACGTATCATTTTGATTGCTCTAATCTTTCTGACTGTAGGTATTGTAATACGTTCTTCATCTGGCGCAGCTAATCTGTTTATTGGGACTGCAATTCTTGGATTCGCAATTGCCGTATGTAATGTATTATTGCCAAGTTTAATCAAAAGGGATTTCCCAAATAAAATGGGCTCCATGACAGGTGTTTACTCCATTTCAATGAGTTTATGTGGAGCAATCGCATCGGGAATCAGTGTGCCTCTAGCCGTAAACGCAGGTCTAAAATGGCAGGGAGCATTGGGAATATGGGGGATTCTAAGTTTTGTATCGATCCTCTGTTGGTTACCCCAATTAAGAAATCCAACGAAGCAAACAACCACGACGAGTCAACAAATGGCCAGCAACGATGTGAATGTTTGGAAATCCCTCATTGCCTGGCAAGTAACCTTGTTTATGGGTATACAGTCCATGGTTTTCTATGTGTTGATCGCATGGTTGCCTGAAATTTTAAAGCAGCAAGGAATTGATCCAAACCAATCAGGATGGTACCTCTCGATCATGCAGCTAGTTATGCTTCCATTTGCCTTTATTGTCCCCGTTATTGCTGGGCGCATGTCTAGCCAACGGTTGTTAGTGGTCATTACAACCATTTTGCTTATGACGGGAACGATTGGACTTCTTTACGGAAGCTCCAATATCATTCTGTTGTGGATCATCATGCTCGGAATTGGTGGAGGCTTCGCCTTTAGTTTGTCCATGATGTTTTTCGGGTTACGTACTGAAAATGCGCATCAAGCAGCGAAACTGTCTGGCATGGCACAATCGATCGGATATCTTTTTGCCGCAGTCGGTCCTGCTCTTATAGGATATCTGCATGATGCGACAAATAGTTGGAACCTGCCACTTTTCATTCTGCTTGGCGCTTCGGTTCTACTCTTTTTAGTCGGTATAGGAGCAGCAAGAAACCGTTTTGTAGGCAGCCCAACATGA
- a CDS encoding AraC family transcriptional regulator, which produces MGHGLSVALISPILSFLVRQGYDSESFCRFASLDTRILQEAEARISEEEYDRLLVAAAAFTDDSCFGLHLGQSIELSNLGILGYVLLNCNTIGEALAAYRTYNIILCSGIDVEPRTNHRETTIAFRVSDPARQASRQAVDGMISSLYTILLKLGCRNIALGKLQLAYDASEEERDTYMSIFGIRPEFGGESNLLSLDSEVMQYPILFSNQELLSTFEAYAEETRKQLLYGRSFADQVYKWIAGCMPSRFPDVKEAAQNFNVSVRMLQVKLRQEETTYNSLFNKARKEFAVHYLKKTRLAVAEIAYLLQFSEPSAFQSAFKKWTGLPPGEFRETCRDRQRGERYHK; this is translated from the coding sequence ATGGGCCATGGCTTATCTGTCGCGCTAATTTCCCCAATTCTGAGTTTCTTGGTAAGGCAAGGCTATGATTCGGAATCGTTCTGCCGCTTCGCTTCATTGGATACAAGAATCCTTCAAGAAGCAGAGGCTCGAATCTCGGAAGAGGAATACGACCGACTGCTGGTTGCTGCTGCTGCTTTTACAGATGACAGCTGCTTTGGTCTGCATTTAGGACAATCAATCGAGTTGTCCAATCTCGGCATTCTTGGTTATGTACTCCTGAATTGCAACACGATTGGAGAAGCGCTGGCTGCTTATCGAACCTATAATATTATTCTGTGCAGCGGAATCGATGTGGAGCCGAGGACGAATCATAGAGAGACGACCATCGCATTTAGAGTTAGTGATCCTGCTAGGCAAGCTTCCAGACAAGCGGTTGACGGTATGATTAGCTCCTTATATACCATTCTTCTTAAACTGGGCTGTCGCAACATTGCTCTTGGCAAGCTGCAACTGGCGTATGATGCCTCGGAAGAAGAGCGTGACACATACATGAGCATCTTCGGTATTCGTCCCGAATTTGGCGGAGAAAGTAATCTCCTGAGTCTGGATAGCGAGGTTATGCAGTACCCCATCCTTTTTTCGAATCAGGAGTTGCTAAGCACGTTTGAGGCTTATGCGGAAGAAACGAGAAAGCAGTTGTTGTATGGCCGTTCCTTTGCGGATCAGGTGTACAAATGGATTGCGGGATGTATGCCCTCCAGGTTTCCGGATGTGAAAGAAGCCGCACAAAACTTCAATGTCAGCGTTCGAATGTTACAAGTCAAATTGAGACAAGAGGAAACGACGTACAACAGCTTGTTCAACAAGGCGCGAAAGGAATTTGCCGTGCACTACCTGAAGAAAACGCGGCTTGCAGTTGCTGAAATCGCCTATTTGCTTCAATTCTCAGAGCCGAGTGCTTTCCAGAGCGCTTTTAAGAAATGGACCGGACTGCCGCCGGGAGAGTTTAGGGAAACTTGTCGTGACAGACAGCGCGGTGAACGGTACCATAAGTGA
- a CDS encoding helix-turn-helix domain-containing protein — MDEINDSKEIVLQIGVALKKYRKEKNMSLDDLSELTGVSKLTLGNIERGETNPTLAIIWKISKGISLPLLALFKSEDSASLYRAGEGLRFSNDQNNWIIEPIFKSNDIEMCRAYLQPNSSYQPEGHHVNTTEIATVMTGSIEIQVNGEIYTLNQYDTISFRADCPHSYTNHTNSETVLHIALKYGF, encoded by the coding sequence ATGGATGAAATCAATGATTCAAAAGAAATTGTATTACAAATTGGCGTTGCCTTGAAAAAGTACAGAAAAGAAAAAAACATGAGCTTAGACGACTTATCGGAACTAACGGGCGTAAGCAAACTTACTCTGGGGAATATCGAACGTGGCGAGACAAATCCAACTTTGGCAATTATATGGAAAATTTCAAAAGGTATATCTTTACCGCTATTGGCTTTGTTCAAATCAGAAGACTCTGCTAGTTTGTATCGAGCAGGTGAAGGACTGCGGTTTTCTAATGATCAAAACAATTGGATCATTGAACCAATCTTTAAAAGTAACGATATTGAAATGTGTCGGGCTTACTTACAGCCAAATAGCTCGTATCAACCTGAAGGTCATCATGTCAATACAACTGAAATTGCGACAGTCATGACTGGTTCCATTGAAATTCAAGTCAATGGAGAGATTTACACATTGAATCAATATGATACAATCAGTTTTCGTGCAGATTGTCCTCACTCTTATACCAATCATACGAATAGCGAAACAGTGCTCCATATAGCCTTAAAGTATGGTTTCTAA